A part of Parvimonas micra genomic DNA contains:
- a CDS encoding sensor histidine kinase produces MESKLRKKFIYFSVGIIAIVLLSIMAFVNVTNFYNLKRSSDELLKTLVENNGVMPSFKLNDNSKEEKTVYLKNFSNRFFTVKTDNKKNVITVNTDDVFFTSASEAVEYAKDVLSSGKSRGYYGGFKYVVENTENGKLIAFVDVVKDFDVFYSNLGNSVVISFFVLGFVTFFSFVLSKKAVAPMVQAYEKQNAFITDASHELKTPLAIINTSADVLEMESGESKWTGNIHKQVNRLNGLIGNLISLTKLEESDDLDRLEFSLSDTLDDCVMDVKDYALSLDKNIVTDIEKDISFKGDEKLIRQVIGILLDNAIKYAREKSDINVKLTKQNKKIVFTVENEADNLEIKNYNILFERFYRADSSRNSKTGGYGIGLSIAQSIVLKHKGKISADSFDGERIVFTVKL; encoded by the coding sequence ATGGAAAGTAAACTTAGAAAAAAGTTTATCTATTTTTCAGTTGGGATTATAGCAATCGTGCTTTTGTCAATAATGGCATTTGTAAATGTTACAAATTTTTATAATCTTAAACGTAGTTCTGATGAGCTGTTGAAAACATTAGTGGAAAACAATGGAGTTATGCCAAGTTTTAAACTTAATGATAATTCTAAAGAAGAAAAAACTGTCTATTTAAAAAATTTCTCAAATAGATTTTTCACAGTTAAGACGGATAATAAAAAAAATGTTATAACGGTTAATACTGATGATGTATTTTTTACAAGTGCATCTGAGGCGGTAGAATACGCAAAAGATGTTTTATCCAGCGGGAAAAGTAGAGGATATTATGGAGGTTTTAAATATGTTGTTGAAAATACAGAAAACGGTAAATTAATCGCCTTTGTAGATGTTGTAAAAGATTTTGACGTTTTTTATTCGAATCTTGGTAATAGTGTTGTTATAAGTTTCTTTGTTTTGGGATTTGTTACGTTTTTCTCATTCGTTTTATCTAAAAAGGCTGTTGCACCGATGGTTCAAGCCTATGAAAAGCAAAATGCTTTTATTACAGATGCAAGTCATGAGTTAAAAACTCCGCTGGCTATAATAAATACGAGTGCAGATGTGCTTGAAATGGAAAGCGGAGAGAGTAAATGGACAGGAAATATTCACAAGCAGGTAAATAGATTAAATGGTCTTATCGGAAATTTGATTTCACTTACAAAACTTGAAGAATCGGACGATTTGGACAGATTAGAGTTTTCACTTTCAGATACACTTGATGATTGTGTTATGGACGTTAAGGATTATGCCTTAAGTTTGGATAAAAATATTGTTACAGATATTGAAAAAGATATTTCCTTTAAGGGAGATGAAAAGTTAATTAGGCAGGTTATAGGAATTTTGCTTGATAATGCTATCAAATATGCAAGAGAAAAAAGTGATATAAATGTTAAACTTACAAAACAAAATAAGAAGATAGTATTTACTGTAGAAAATGAAGCAGATAATTTAGAGATTAAAAACTATAATATTTTGTTTGAAAGATTTTACAGAGCGGATAGTTCAAGGAACAGTAAAACCGGCGGATATGGGATCGGACTTTCTATTGCTCAGTCAATTGTTTTAAAACATAAAGGGAAAATTTCTGCTGATAGTTTTGACGGAGAGAGAATTGTTTTTACAGTTAAATTATAA
- a CDS encoding response regulator transcription factor — protein MRILICEDEIDLADGLCTILKGNKYSVDVVYDGEEALTYLEAENYDAVVLDIMMPKVDGITVLKTIRENGNSIPVIMLTAKSELEDKVIGLDCGADDYLTKPFEVKELLARLRAITRRKETVTDNVLTFGNITLNRTNFELSSEKGSYKLTNKEFQMLEMLMSTPSNIISADTFMDKIWGYDTDSDISVVWVYISYLRKKLAKLDADVEIKVTRNVGYSLETINGK, from the coding sequence ATGAGAATTTTAATTTGTGAAGATGAAATTGATTTGGCAGATGGTCTTTGTACTATTTTGAAAGGTAATAAATATTCTGTTGATGTCGTTTATGACGGAGAAGAAGCTCTTACTTATCTGGAAGCGGAAAACTATGATGCCGTTGTTTTAGATATTATGATGCCGAAAGTTGACGGAATTACTGTTTTAAAAACTATAAGAGAAAATGGGAACAGTATTCCGGTTATTATGCTTACAGCAAAGTCTGAACTTGAAGATAAAGTTATAGGACTTGATTGTGGAGCGGATGATTATCTAACGAAGCCTTTTGAAGTTAAAGAACTTCTTGCAAGACTTAGAGCCATAACCAGAAGGAAAGAAACTGTTACAGACAATGTTTTAACATTTGGAAATATCACCTTAAATAGAACAAATTTTGAATTATCTTCTGAAAAAGGTAGTTATAAACTTACAAATAAGGAATTTCAAATGCTTGAAATGCTTATGTCAACACCTTCAAATATAATTTCTGCAGATACTTTTATGGATAAAATATGGGGTTATGATACAGATTCCGACATAAGCGTTGTGTGGGTTTATATTTCATATCTTAGAAAGAAACTTGCAAAGTTAGATGCAGATGTTGAAATAAAAGTAACTAGAAATGTTGGCTACTCTTTGGAGACTATAAATGGAAAGTAA
- the pflA gene encoding pyruvate formate-lyase-activating protein, whose protein sequence is MVIGRLHSIETMGLVDGPGIRTIFFLQGCPLRCLYCHNPDTQALQGGTEITPDFVLSKAERYKTYYRDNGGVTFSGGEPLLQGEFLAETLKLLKENGYNTCIDTSGYGNEKYFKEILENTDTILLDVKSFSNQGYIEMVKQKMDGFYKFLEYIEKYYKGKIWFRHVMVPGFTDNKESMDKFIEIIKPYRDKIERVEILPYHIMGVAKYKELGRDYKLKGVPAMNKEKASMLESYVRSKLNLN, encoded by the coding sequence ATGGTAATAGGCAGGTTGCACTCAATTGAAACAATGGGGCTTGTTGACGGACCGGGCATAAGAACAATTTTCTTTTTACAAGGTTGTCCTCTAAGATGCCTTTACTGTCACAACCCGGATACTCAAGCATTGCAAGGTGGTACGGAGATAACACCTGATTTTGTGCTGTCTAAAGCCGAAAGATACAAAACATATTATAGAGATAATGGCGGAGTAACTTTTTCAGGTGGAGAGCCTCTTTTACAAGGTGAATTTCTTGCTGAAACTCTAAAGCTTTTAAAAGAAAATGGCTATAATACTTGTATTGATACAAGCGGTTATGGAAATGAAAAGTATTTTAAAGAAATTTTAGAAAATACAGATACAATTCTTTTGGATGTAAAAAGTTTTTCAAATCAAGGTTATATAGAAATGGTAAAGCAAAAAATGGACGGATTTTATAAATTTTTGGAATATATTGAAAAATATTATAAAGGTAAAATTTGGTTCAGACATGTTATGGTTCCCGGTTTTACAGATAATAAGGAATCAATGGACAAATTTATTGAAATAATTAAGCCTTATCGAGATAAAATAGAGAGAGTTGAAATACTACCTTATCATATAATGGGAGTTGCAAAGTATAAAGAACTTGGAAGAGACTACAAACTGAAAGGTGTCCCTGCAATGAATAAAGAAAAAGCTTCAATGCTTGAAAGTTATGTAAGAAGTAAATTGAATTTAAATTAA
- the pflB gene encoding formate C-acetyltransferase, with protein sequence MDAWRGFKKGNWSENIDTRDFIQLNYTPYEGDESFLAEPTERTKNLWKKAEDLILEEVRSKTIKVDTTRVSGINNYPAGYLDKENELIVGFQTDEPMKRIVNPYGGYRMVTNSLDAYGLKMDPTIEKYFNEFRKTHNQGVFDAYTSQMRKARTVGLLTGLPDAYGRGRIIGDYRRVALYGIDRLREDKLNEFRKLESELASEDIIRLREELSEQYRALDEMKKMALEYGYDISVPATNAKEAIQWLYFAYLAAVKENNGAAMSLGRNGAFLDIYIKRDIDEGTLTESEAQELIDQFVMKLRMMRHLRTPEYDDLFAGDPTWVTESLGGMGLDGRTLVTKTAFRILHTLTNLDSSPEPNMTVLWSLDLPEAWKNYCSKMSIQTGSLQYENDDAMRPVHGDDYAIACCVSSMVIGKQMQFFGARANLAKSLLYAINGGVDEMKRAKDGSLIKVLDGIEPIKDEVLDFDKVYANYKLVLEKVAKLYVNTMNTIHYMHDKYAYEAGQMALHDTFVHRYMAFGVAGISIVADSLSAIKYAKVKPIRDENGLAIDFEVEGDFPTYGNDDDRVDSIAVEVIEGFMEELRKTPTYRNSEHTLSILTITSNVVYGKKTGTTPDGRKKGEPFAPGANPMHGRDKTGAIASLNSVAKIPFAGCCQDGISNTFSIVPTALGKSEDERKVNLTNLMDGYFEQLAFHLNVNVLDRATLLDAYDHPEKYPNLTIRVSGYAVRFNRLTKEQQMEVIHRTFHESR encoded by the coding sequence ATGGACGCTTGGAGAGGTTTTAAAAAAGGTAATTGGAGTGAAAATATTGATACAAGAGATTTCATTCAATTAAATTATACACCTTATGAAGGAGATGAAAGTTTCTTAGCTGAACCAACTGAAAGAACTAAAAACTTATGGAAAAAAGCTGAAGACTTAATCTTAGAAGAAGTTAGATCAAAAACTATTAAAGTTGATACTACAAGAGTTTCAGGAATTAATAATTATCCTGCAGGTTATTTAGACAAAGAAAATGAATTGATTGTAGGTTTTCAAACTGATGAACCAATGAAGAGAATCGTAAATCCTTATGGCGGATACAGAATGGTTACAAATTCTTTAGATGCTTATGGATTAAAGATGGATCCGACAATCGAAAAATATTTCAATGAATTTAGAAAAACTCATAATCAAGGTGTTTTTGACGCTTATACTTCTCAAATGAGAAAAGCTAGAACTGTTGGTCTTTTAACAGGTCTTCCAGATGCTTATGGACGTGGAAGAATTATCGGAGATTACAGAAGAGTTGCTCTTTATGGAATTGACAGATTAAGAGAAGATAAATTAAATGAATTTAGAAAATTGGAAAGTGAATTAGCTTCAGAAGATATTATCAGACTTAGAGAAGAACTTTCTGAACAATACAGAGCTTTAGATGAAATGAAGAAAATGGCTTTGGAATATGGTTATGATATTTCTGTTCCGGCTACAAATGCTAAAGAAGCTATTCAATGGTTGTACTTTGCTTATTTAGCAGCTGTTAAAGAAAATAACGGAGCTGCAATGAGCCTTGGTAGAAATGGTGCATTCTTAGATATCTACATCAAGAGAGATATTGACGAAGGAACTTTAACAGAAAGTGAAGCTCAAGAATTAATCGACCAATTCGTTATGAAACTTAGAATGATGAGACATTTAAGAACTCCTGAATATGATGATTTATTCGCTGGAGATCCTACTTGGGTTACTGAATCTCTAGGTGGTATGGGTCTTGATGGAAGAACATTAGTTACTAAGACTGCTTTTAGAATTTTACACACTTTAACTAATTTGGATTCTTCACCGGAACCAAATATGACTGTTCTTTGGAGTTTAGATTTACCGGAAGCTTGGAAAAACTATTGTTCTAAAATGAGTATTCAAACAGGTTCATTACAATATGAAAATGATGATGCAATGAGACCGGTTCACGGAGATGACTATGCAATTGCTTGTTGTGTATCTTCAATGGTAATTGGTAAACAAATGCAATTCTTTGGAGCTAGAGCAAATCTTGCAAAATCACTTCTTTATGCTATTAACGGTGGCGTTGATGAAATGAAGAGAGCAAAAGACGGTTCTCTAATCAAAGTTTTAGATGGTATTGAACCAATTAAAGATGAAGTTTTAGATTTCGACAAAGTTTATGCTAACTACAAATTAGTTTTAGAAAAAGTTGCAAAACTTTATGTAAATACAATGAATACAATTCACTATATGCACGATAAATACGCTTATGAAGCTGGACAAATGGCTCTACATGATACTTTTGTTCATAGATATATGGCATTCGGTGTAGCCGGTATTTCAATCGTAGCTGACTCATTAAGTGCAATTAAATACGCAAAAGTTAAACCAATCAGAGATGAAAACGGCTTAGCTATTGACTTTGAAGTAGAAGGAGATTTTCCAACTTACGGAAATGATGATGACAGAGTTGACTCAATTGCAGTAGAAGTTATTGAAGGATTTATGGAAGAACTTAGAAAAACTCCTACTTATAGAAATTCTGAACACACACTTTCAATCTTAACTATAACTTCAAATGTAGTTTATGGTAAGAAGACAGGAACAACTCCTGACGGAAGAAAGAAAGGCGAACCATTCGCACCGGGTGCTAACCCAATGCACGGAAGAGATAAGACAGGTGCAATTGCATCACTTAACTCAGTTGCAAAAATTCCTTTTGCAGGATGTTGTCAAGATGGTATTTCAAATACATTCTCAATAGTTCCGACAGCATTAGGAAAGAGTGAAGATGAAAGAAAAGTTAATTTAACAAACTTAATGGACGGTTATTTTGAACAATTAGCATTCCATTTGAATGTTAATGTACTTGACAGAGCAACTTTATTGGATGCTTATGATCATCCGGAAAAATATCCAAACTTGACAATTCGTGTTTCCGGATATGCAGTTAGATTTAACAGACTTACAAAAGAACAACAAATGGAAGTAATTCACAGAACTTTCCATGAAAGTCGTTAA
- a CDS encoding alcohol dehydrogenase catalytic domain-containing protein has protein sequence MLIKEGTWVELVERDIRKPGYGEALVDVEYCGVCHTDLHVAKGDFGKVPGRVLGHEGIGIVRELGEGIKSLKVGDRVSIAWFFEGCGCCEYCDTGRETLCRTVKNAGYSVDGAMATQCIVTADYAVKVPDGLDPAQASSITCAGVTCYAAIKAAKLRPGQWIALYGAGGLGNLAV, from the coding sequence TTGTTAATTAAAGAAGGAACTTGGGTTGAATTGGTTGAAAGAGATATCAGAAAACCGGGTTACGGAGAAGCGTTAGTAGATGTTGAGTATTGTGGAGTTTGTCACACTGACTTGCATGTTGCTAAAGGAGATTTTGGAAAGGTTCCGGGTCGTGTTTTGGGACATGAAGGTATCGGTATTGTAAGAGAACTTGGCGAAGGCATTAAGTCTTTGAAAGTTGGCGATAGAGTAAGTATTGCATGGTTCTTTGAAGGTTGCGGTTGTTGTGAATATTGCGATACAGGAAGAGAAACTCTTTGTAGAACTGTTAAAAATGCAGGATATTCCGTTGATGGTGCAATGGCAACTCAATGTATTGTAACTGCTGATTATGCAGTTAAAGTACCTGACGGATTGGATCCGGCTCAAGCAAGTAGTATTACTTGTGCAGGTGTTACTTGTTATGCGGCAATTAAAGCAGCAAAACTAAGACCGGGTCAATGGATTGCACTATACGGAGCAGGCGGACTTGGAAACTTGGCTGTTTAA